The Verrucomicrobium spinosum DSM 4136 = JCM 18804 DNA segment GAAGGCGTTCTCAAGCATGCCGATCATGCCGGGATAGACTGTGAGGGTCTTGCGTCCGTTAAGCAGGTCTGGCCTGCCGGCGATTGCGGCGTTGAAGCGCTCGGAGCGGCGGTCATCGATCGGCAGGACGTGGTTGCGTTCCGCTTCCTTCAAGAAGAGGGCTTGCAATTCCTTGAGTTTGTCAGGGTGCTTTGCCGCAAGGTTGTTTGCCTGGCTGAAGTCCTCATCCACATTGTAGAGCTCCCATACGTCGTCCTGTAGTGCCGGCAGCGGCACCATGAGCCATGGGATGGAGTGGCGGGTGCAAGCGACCCAGCCTTCGTGATAGATGCCGCGGTTGCCGAACATCTCGAAGTACTGCGTGTTGCGCGTGTCTTTGGCATTCGGAGCATCAGCGCTGTAGAGCATGGAAACTCCGTCCATCGGGCGTTGCTTGACGCCATTGACCACCTTTGGCTGGGGGATCTTCGCGGCTTCGAGCGCGGTGGGGGCGACATCAATGACGTGATGAAACTGGCTGCGAATTTCGCCCCTGGCTTTGATGCCCTTCGGCCAGTGCATGACCATGCCGTTGCGCGTACCGCCGAAGTGGCTTGCGACCTGCTTGGTCCACTGGAAAGGGGTGTTACCCGCCCAGGCCCAGCCGATGGCGAAGTGAGGGAAGGTGGTCGAATCGCCCCATGCGTCGATGTGATCCATCATCTGTTCGGCTTTTCCAATGATGCCATTGAGCGCCATCATCTCATTGTAGGTGCCCTCCGGGCCGCCTTCCGCGCTGGAGCCGTTGTCGCCTACGATGTAGAAGAAGAGCGTGTTGTCGAGCTCGCCGATCTTCTCAAGCTGTGAGACGAGGCGGCCGACCTGGTCATCCGTGTGTTCCGCGAACCCGGCGAAGGTTTCCATCTGGCGCTCGAAGAGCTTCTTCTGCTGGGCGCTCATGCCGTCCCATGCGGGAATCTCCCTGGGGCGGGCGGTGAGCTGGGTGTCCTCCGGGATGATGCCCATCTTCTTCTGCCGCGCGAAGGTCTCCTCACGCAGCTTGTCCCAGCCGCTGGCGAACTGGCCTTTGTATTTCTCGATCCATTCCTTGGGCGCGTGGTGTGGAGCATGAGTGGCCCCGGTGGCGAAGTACATGTAGAACGGCTTGTCTGGGGTGAGGGACTGCTGCGCGCTGACCCACTGGATGGCCTTGTCCGTCATGTCCACTGTGAAGTGATAGGTGGGGGAGAGTAACGGTTCCGCCCGTGCCACCCCATCGAAGATCGCAGGGGCCCATTGATTGGTTTCGCCGCCGATGAAACCGTAGAATTTGTCGAAACCTGAGCCTGTGGGCCAGCGGTCAAACGGCCCCGAAACAGACACCTCCCATGGGGGCGTCTCGTGGTATTTCCCAAATGCACCCGTACTGTAGCCATTCTGCCGGAGGATCTCCGCGAGCGTGGAGATCTCTTTAGGCCGGATACCGGTATTGCCGGGAAGCGCCGTCGCCAGTTCCATGATTGCGCCCGCATTGTTTGCATGGTGATTGTGGCCGGTAAGGAGTGCGGTGCGCGTGGGGCTGCAGAGGGCGGTGGTGTGAAAACGGTTGTACCGCAGGCCACTTTTGGCGAGCTTTTCCAGGGTGGGCATCTTGATGGGGCCGCCGAACGCACTGCTGTGACCGAATCCGATGTCGTCAATCAGGACGATCACCACATTTGGCGCTCCGGCTGGAGGCTTGATTTCGAAACGCGGCGGAGCTTTCGCGTCGCGGGCGTCGAGCGTGGTGATCGCTTTTACGGTAGGCTCTGCGATGGGGAGTGAGGTTCGGTCTGGCTCTGCCTGGGCGAAGGCCGCCAGGGCAAAGGCGAAAAGCAGGGTTGTAGAGAGTTTCATGGATATGGGTGGAAGGGTGAGGATAGCGGCATTGTGGAATGAAGGGCGCTGCGCCTTTTTGTGGATTTGCAAACAGGAGTGTATGAAATGGCATGTCCTACCTGCCGACGTGCAACAGCAGAATCCGGCGGACCTCGGCGATGGCCTGCGGGTTCTGGTGAGCGTTGTGGCCAGAGGGCACGGTCAGCTCACTCTCCGCCCCGGGCAGGTAACTGCTCCAGTAGGGCACGATGCCGTCTGAGCAGCAGGGTTTGGTCTTGTCCTTGTTGCCCCCCTTCCCCCGGTCGCCCACGATGGCGTTGTAGGGAATGCCCGGGGTTAGAGGAAATGTGTTGATGTTCATCACGAACCGGTTGTTGGGGGCGAGGGTGTCCACGCTGTTGGGGATGCGGTTGAGCTTGAGGGTGCCCTCTGGCAGCGGGGTGAGGAGGGTGAAGGCCTCTGTGCCCACCGCGAGGAGTTTGCCCGGGGCCCTGACCAGACGGGAACCGATACGGCCCGCCACTCCAGAGGCCATGTCTGCCCCCCTGAGCGGAGCGGAGACGAAGATGACGCGACCGACCTCCGGGCGGTGGGTGAAGATCAACGACTGCATGAGCAGGGCCTTGTTCTCCGCGGAGACATTGACCTCGGATGGTGGCTTGCCAAAGGTCTTGAGCCAGAGTTTGTCATCCACATCGGTGACGAGGAGGCGGCTGATGCACCCTCCCATGCTGTGGCCAATGACGACCATTTTCTTCTTCAAGGGGAAACGTTTCTGCACGGCATCCAGCTCATTGCGCAGAATGGCGGCGGAGTAGGGATAGGGGTAGCCGCTGGGGTAACTGTAAAACCAGAACTGGTAGTGACGCCTGATCTCCTCATGAGAGCGGAGTGAGTTGATGAGTGGCGTGTAAGTGGCAGGGGAGGAGTTCAGCCCGTGGATGACCAGCACCACGGTCTTGTTTGGGTCATAGGGCTGGAGCCGGGAGATGCGGGCGGTATCGGCGTATTTCTCTGGATTGAGGAGCCGGGCAAGCCCCATCTTCTCCGGTTTGGTGCTCGCGAGCATGACGGCTACTGGCACCGTGAAGTCCGCGCTCATGGGGAAGGTGTGCGTGCCGATACGGACATCCTCCGTGGCAAGAGGGTCCTCAAAAGCGAGCTCACAGGTCTTGCCTGAGAATCGCGCAACCGCGGTGACGCCGTAGTAGGTGCGGGGGAGGCCGAAGTTTTCCCGGGAGTCAGTGTTCTCCTTGCGGCCTACGGCCACCAGCGGAGCTCCTACCCCCTCCTTGATGGAGCGCTCCTTTACAAAACTGCCGCCCACATCAAACTGGTCTGCGGGGGTGAAGTCATAGAGTGCGGGATT contains these protein-coding regions:
- a CDS encoding arylsulfatase, producing MKLSTTLLFAFALAAFAQAEPDRTSLPIAEPTVKAITTLDARDAKAPPRFEIKPPAGAPNVVIVLIDDIGFGHSSAFGGPIKMPTLEKLAKSGLRYNRFHTTALCSPTRTALLTGHNHHANNAGAIMELATALPGNTGIRPKEISTLAEILRQNGYSTGAFGKYHETPPWEVSVSGPFDRWPTGSGFDKFYGFIGGETNQWAPAIFDGVARAEPLLSPTYHFTVDMTDKAIQWVSAQQSLTPDKPFYMYFATGATHAPHHAPKEWIEKYKGQFASGWDKLREETFARQKKMGIIPEDTQLTARPREIPAWDGMSAQQKKLFERQMETFAGFAEHTDDQVGRLVSQLEKIGELDNTLFFYIVGDNGSSAEGGPEGTYNEMMALNGIIGKAEQMMDHIDAWGDSTTFPHFAIGWAWAGNTPFQWTKQVASHFGGTRNGMVMHWPKGIKARGEIRSQFHHVIDVAPTALEAAKIPQPKVVNGVKQRPMDGVSMLYSADAPNAKDTRNTQYFEMFGNRGIYHEGWVACTRHSIPWLMVPLPALQDDVWELYNVDEDFSQANNLAAKHPDKLKELQALFLKEAERNHVLPIDDRRSERFNAAIAGRPDLLNGRKTLTVYPGMIGMLENAFINVKGVHHTIEAEVEVANDKTNGVIIAQAGYFGGWTLYLKDGKPRHEYNYFALERTNIGSEVSLTPGKHLINYEFIPDESKPGTGGKSILSVDGKKVAEAHIPKTQPYAFSADEGADVGIDAETNVSPDYKPGPPSIFAGKIMRVTVEQK
- a CDS encoding esterase/lipase family protein codes for the protein MRRHLPALPLSALLLCTTLSSCVRIAEVRERTPTYRSAPNVPGVSTEVERGIAAGLRLSKREPMAALGNYLCAAKAASIQLQLHPGNKAVRDDYNFAVARIFTSIRDAKLDPWTKPLTVPAAGGDFVLTRRPDARKAWNPALYDFTPADQFDVGGSFVKERSIKEGVGAPLVAVGRKENTDSRENFGLPRTYYGVTAVARFSGKTCELAFEDPLATEDVRIGTHTFPMSADFTVPVAVMLASTKPEKMGLARLLNPEKYADTARISRLQPYDPNKTVVLVIHGLNSSPATYTPLINSLRSHEEIRRHYQFWFYSYPSGYPYPYSAAILRNELDAVQKRFPLKKKMVVIGHSMGGCISRLLVTDVDDKLWLKTFGKPPSEVNVSAENKALLMQSLIFTHRPEVGRVIFVSAPLRGADMASGVAGRIGSRLVRAPGKLLAVGTEAFTLLTPLPEGTLKLNRIPNSVDTLAPNNRFVMNINTFPLTPGIPYNAIVGDRGKGGNKDKTKPCCSDGIVPYWSSYLPGAESELTVPSGHNAHQNPQAIAEVRRILLLHVGR